Proteins from a genomic interval of Harpia harpyja isolate bHarHar1 chromosome 7, bHarHar1 primary haplotype, whole genome shotgun sequence:
- the SPEG gene encoding striated muscle preferentially expressed protein kinase isoform X6, producing MSDASGRISVRASPKLVRAGSKIFERLQYFEERRRSLEQADSPFPTHSCLPLRKTRSFDQPGSGSRRASMLGGSREDVREGGRWEPGGTAACRRLAFRQKAASFDERGKFAGRVYAIEHKFAEELTRIKRTVSKQQLRRSQELCKAGLPPAPSPPVASEPAAPRAPRTPSSQGAGGRKALPPKTFPPAESTHVIQHLALSSVALVGPDGELESGGQRGRKAPAWGGVVAGQPTEVEDVGARKSLQQEGTGEVKKKEQWPLAQATPQGRVALSQAGLAEGSPCPDGGPAGGARAPGAVSEALAARLAVPHGLYRRPEAPAEVRFLPWAKPGMEQEARLERSSAGQHSVGREVERRQTKVSEKKESGRTAQEGRSTRSKGKGRRARPTSPELESSDDSYVSAGEDPLEAPIFEIPIQDMAVAVGAEVLLKCIVTANPQPEVSWRKDGVPLRSSTTRPIKVEGERHTLLVRSARVADAGLYTVTAANEVGATCCSAILSVRPAPAVERHGNLAPPLGQASPITSDEEYLSPLEEFPESGTPQHRPAMKLQPRAEHGAARGSPESTFKAAPTFEVSLSDQSVLEGQDVSMSVRVRGEPKPIIYWLRNRQPVKYGRRHHAEEAEGARGLFTLHILAAERTDTGFYTCKAVNEYGTKQCEAKLEVRARPECQSLAIVVPLQDVVVGAGELALFECLVAGPPDMDVDWLSRGRLLQPALLKCKMHFDGRKCKLLLTSVHEDDSGIYTCKLSTAKDELTCSARLTVQPSVQPLFTRKLEDVDVVEGRTARFDCMISGTPPPVVTWTHFGQPVQEGENVRIQRDGGLHSLVIVHVGSEDEGQYVVTARNAHGHVECSAELYVEEPRPSAGSQISKLEKMPSIPEEPEQAETEAECFTMPDFLKPLHNLDVVESKEAVLECQVAGLPYPSITWFHNGSRIDSTDDRKMMQYKDVHRLVFTAVSHAHAGVYKSVIANKVGKATCYAHLYVTDVVPTPPDGPPTVASVTGRAITLTWNKPRWLDTAIDPNSVTYVVQMQVLGTTQWLVLVAGVRDTTYTVHGLTKGAQYLFRVITATPKTNSKPCPPVGPVQLLDRGPYLEEAPVILDKPDVVYVVEGQPASITITINHVEATVTWKRGGQVLGEQEGTCEVVMPDDDQHCLRLLHVGRGAVGPLACEVSNRHGTARCTLRLRLAEAPRFESIMEDIDAQEGETPRFAVVVEGKPLPDIMWYKDGELLEESSHLSFVYEDNECSLVVLGAAKPDSGVYTCTAKNLAGEVSCKAELVVRAAQPAADAAMEEDALHKARRLTDYYDVHEEIGRGAFSYLRRVTEKSSRLDFAAKFVPGRTKAKQSARRELHILSQLDHERIVFFHDAFEKKNAVIMVMELCAEEELLDRMARKPSVCESEVRSYMRQVLEGICYLHQHSILHLDIKPENLLMADSSSEQVRICDFGNAQELTPEEPQYCKYGTPEFVGPEIVNQSPVSSVTDIWPVGVIAYLCLTGISPFVGENDKTTLMNIRNYNVAFEERMFQGLTREAKGFVIKVLVNDRLRPNAEQTLEHPWFKTLAKGKVISTDHLKLFLSRRKWQRSQISYKCNMVLRPIPELLEDTSNHLSIAVPRHLKESPALSSSSDSDDLDELPFIPMPHQVEFSGSRMSLNEIPTDDEAMGPSEGPRLEGVTSGDVSAMEWQSQGTGKPGVALGKRPRGAGPRRPCAEVEAPGSSDEEAPEAQKRPEYPRKAMRKGSSLESPGSARRGELKRGGSADSALLLHQPPGTEEGAEAGRDPRRALAKAASMELPRRKGTWGEDDHAQRLELMRQRLLRGSSGDGKVSGLRGPLLETLGVGPDKKVPRPTRLEPPAVPRLVRAASSEATSPRLLPAEHQLQKSSSFSHGDAEPVVRHRRSGAPLEIPVARLEAQRLKESPSLSALSDARPPVPPDAPGPPTPPVVEVAVPRAPAAKVALGRRRVPEERSQPGASTATTTMGKKPMARGQEEKMPTKATGASGEGAARTGAPAPPQPPVPGAQAPKMSSYAKVMQAMGAAQGGEPATEEPPQPLPATPTEPRTPAPAPALRREAKPTGSSSSLLIQDIDSEEVFEAKFKRGRESSLSRGLKLLTRSRSEDRHLASLPAPDEGIYRPTPAGVPLELRRDRPTGLAAKSKSVQDLHEVEKDRGFLRRMSVLLKRTPPAERKKSRGEDGGSETPSSRRRFSWSLALGGSKERRDSESLKSEPGGGGESESPVVAVRRKISATVERVSARLRSLSDERPEGEGPGELRRASSEGESLQPGPPPAPAPSSESLRSEGSTRSSASAKGGGESQKRSRWERWGLSRGKKEKMASQPSIPSSLLREEGPATGRPHAPSESDFPPVFHIKLKDQVLLEGEALTLCCLPAGSPTPRILWMKDKRSLQPDSALNVISCKDGRQMLTITKVSRKDAGLYECAAANTLGTAISSCTLAVARLPGRPGTPEIPQKYKNTVLVLWKPAESKAPCTYTLEHRLEGEHEWKIVSTGIADCYFNVTELPPGSAAKFRVACVNKAGQGPYSNPSGKVHLEAADARAAPAKDIAVPVPEKVASSRSTQTPVGQLEPLAAGAPPTPPPHKHKGVVQKADGAAQVDVAPGVLQPPAPCEEGPRPDPELPPDITVCVPPELMFTPPRTVTSPHTDTPTRGSPAPPTDTSPPPQAPSPSKFSPTSPVSTTPSSAPTLSPTPNATPTRKMPPYMVTSFVSMPPASPLAQESSHPTPSSKEPPAESRVPGAKDSTALRQGVPQKPYTFLDEKARGRFGVIRLCKENATGKHFMAKIVPYEAERKQSVLQEYEILKALHHERIMALHEAYITPRYLVLICENCAGKEILYSIVDRFRYSEDDVVSYVLQLLQGLEYLHSRRIVHLDIKPDNVVISGMNALKIIDFGSAQTYNPLVLRQLGRRVGTLEYMSPEVVKGDPVGSAADVWGVGVLIYIMLSGRSPFFELDPIETENRILAGRFDAFKLYPNVSQSAALFIRKVLAVHPWSRPTVKDCFANAWLQDAYLMKLRRQTLTFTTNRLKEFLVEHQRRRGEAVTKHKVLLRSYQGSQPPGLQ from the exons ATGAGCGACGCCTCCGGCCGCATCTCTGTCCGGGCATCCCCCAAGCTGGTGCGTGCTGGCTCCAAGATCTTTGAGAGGCTGCAGTACTTCGAGGAGCGGCGGAGAAGCCTGGAGCAGGCAGacagccccttccccacacacTCCTGCCTGCCCTTGCGCAAGACGCGCTCCTTCGACCAGCCCGGCTCCGGCTCGCGCCGTGCCAGCATGCTGGGCGGCTCGCGGGAGGACGTGCGGGAAGGTGGACGCTGGGAGCCGGGTGGCACGGCGGCATGCCGGCGTTTGGCTTTCCGGCAGAAAGCCGCATCATTTGACGAGCGGGGCAAGTTTGCCGGCCGCGTCTACGCCATCGAGCACAAGTTTGCGGAGGAGCTGACCCGCATCAAGCGGACGGTCTCCAAGCAGCAGCTGCGGCGCTCCCAGGAGCTGTGTAAAGCCgggctgcccccagcaccctcGCCCCCGGTGGCCAGCGAGCCTGCTGCCCCCCGTGCCCCCCGCACCCCCTCCTCACAGGGCGCCGGCGGGCGCAAGGCGCTGCCGCCAAAGACCTTCCCACCGGCGGAGAGCACGCACGTCATCCAGCACCTGGCACTTTCCAGCGTGGCGCTGGTGGGACCCGACGGGGAGCTGGAGTCAGGGGGGCAGCGTGGGAGGAAAGCCCCGGCGTGGGGCGGCGTGGTGGCCGGTCAGCCCACCGAGGTGGAGGATGTGGGCGCCAGGAAGAGTCTGCAGCAAGAAGGCACTGGGGAAGTGAAGAAGAAGGAGCAGTGGCCGTTAGCACAAGCCACCCCACAGGGTCGGGTGGCCCTTTCACAGGCAGGTCTCGCCGAAGGCAGCCCGTGCCCGGATGGGGGCCCTGCCGGTGGAGCCCGTGCCCCCGGGGCGGTAAGCGAAGCCCTGGCCGCCCGGCTGGCCGTGCCCCACGGGTTGTACCGGCGGCCGGAGGCACCTGCAGAGGTACGGTTCCTGCCCTGGGCGAAGCCGGGGATGGAGCAGGAGGCTCGCCTGGAGAGGAGCTCGGCAGGGCAGCACAGTGTGGGCAGGGAGGTGGAGAGAAGGCAGACGAAAGTGTCGGAGAAGAAAGAGAGTGGCCGGACGGCTCAAGAAGGCAGGAGCACACGGAGCAAGGGGAAGGGGCGCCGAGCCAGGCCCACCTCTCCGGAGCTAG AGTCCTCTGATGACTCCTATGTCTCAGCGGGTGAAGACCCACTGGAAGCCCCCATCTTTGAGATCCCCATCCAGGACATGGCGGTGGCCGTGGGGGCAGAGGTGCTGCTCAAGTGCATTGTCACAGCCAACCCCCAGCCAGAAG TGTCCTGGAGGAAGGACGGGGTCCCGCTGCGGAGCAGCACGACGCGGCCCATCAAGGTGGAGGGCGAGCGTCATACCCTGCTGGTCAGGAGCGCCCGGGTAGCCGACGCTGGCCTCTACACCGTCACCGCGGCCAACGAGGTGGGGGCGACCTGCTGCAGTGCCATCCTCAGCGTGCGGCCCG CCCCCGCCGTGGAGCGGCATGGGAACTTGGCACCCCCCCTCGGCCAGGCCAGCCCCATCACCTCGGACGAGGAGTACCTGAGCCCCCTGGAAGAGTTCCCCGAGTCCGGCACCCCCCAGCACCGACCGGCCATGAAGCTGCAGCCTAGAGCCGAGCATGGGGCTGCCCGCGGCTCCCCGGAGAGCACCTTCAAGGCTGCACCCACCTTTGAG GTGTCCCTGTCGGACCAGTCGGTGCTGGAGGGACAGGACGTCAGCATGAGTGTCCGCGTCCGTGGGGAGCCCAAGCCTATCATTTACTG GCTGAGGAACAGGCAGCCAGTGAAGTATGGCCGTCGGCACCATGCAGAGGAGGCGGAGGGGGCGCGGGGGCTCTTCACGCTGCACATCCTGGCAGCGGAGCGCACAGACACCGGCTTCTACACCTGCAAGGCCGTCAACGAGTATGGCACCAAGCAGTGCGAGGCCAAGCTGGAGGTCAGAG CTCGCCCCGAGTGCCAGTCCCTGGCCATCGTGGTTCCCCTGCAGGACGTGGTGGTCGGGGCGGGGGAGCTGGCACTCTTTGAGTGCCTGGTGGCTGGCCCGCCAGACATGGACGTGGACTGGCTGTCCCGGGGCCGGCTGCTCCAGCCCGCCCTGCTCAAATGCAAGATGCATTTTGACGGGCGCAAGTGCAAGCTGCTGCTCACCTCCGTGCATGAGGACGACAGCGGGATCTACACCTGCAAGCTCAGCACCGCCAAAG ATGAGCTGACCTGCAGTGCCCGGCTGACGGTGCAGCCCTCTGTGCAGCCACTCTTCACCCGCAAGCTGGAGGACGTGGACGTGGTGGAAGGGCGGACGGCGCGTTTTGACTGCATGATCAGTGGGACTCCCCCCCCGGTGGTCACCTGGACCCATTTTG GCCAGCCGGTGCAGGAGGGGGAGAACGTGCGGATTCAGCGGGATGGTGGGCTGCACTCGCTGGTCATCGTGCACGTGGGCAGCGAGGATGAGGGGCAGTATGTGGTGACAGCCAGGAATGCTCACGGCCACGTGGAATGCTCTGCCGAGCTCTACGTGGAGGAGCCGCGGCCATCTGCTGGCTCCCAGAT CTCCAAGCTGGAGAAGATGCCATCCATCCCGGAGGAGCCAGAGCAGGCAGAGACGGAGGCAGAGTGCTTCACCATGCCTGATTTCCTGAAGCCGCTGCACAACCTGGACGTGGTGGAGTCGAAGGAGGCCGTGCTGGAGTGCCAGGTGGCCGGGCTGCCCTACCCCTCCATCACCTGGTTCCACAACGGCTCCCGCATCGACAGCACAGATGACCGCAAGATGATGCAGT ATAAGGATGTCCATCGCCTGGTGTTCACGGCCGTCAGCCATGCACACGCTGGCGTCTATAAAAGTGTCATCGCCAACAAAGTGGGGAAGGCCACGTGCTACGCGCACCTCTACGTCACTG ACGTGGTGCCGACCCCCCCGGATGGGCCCCCCACCGTGGCCTCGGTGACCGGCAGAGCCATCACGTTGACCTGGAACAAGCCCAGGTGGCTGGACACCGCCATAG ACCCCAACTCGGTGACCTACGTGGTGCAAATGCAAGTGCTGGGCACAACGCAgtggctggtgctggtggccgGCGTGCGGGACACCACCTACACGGTGCATGGGCTGACCAAGGGTGCCCAGTACCTCTTCCGCGTCATCACCGCCACCCCCAAGACCAACAGCAAGCCCTGCCCACCTGTGGGGCCCGTGCAGCTCCTGGACCGGG GTCCCTACCTGGAAGAGGCCCCGGTCATCCTGGACAAGCCAGATGTGGTGTACGTGGTGGAGGGTCAGCCAGCCtccatcaccatcaccatcaaCCACGTGGAGGCCACCGTCACCTGGAAGAG GGGCGGGCaggtgctgggggagcaggaaGGCACGTGCGAGGTGGTGATGCCGGACGACGACCAGCACTGCCTGCGGCTGCTGCATGTGGGCCGGGGGGCGGTGGGGCCGCTGGCCTGCGAGGTGAGCAACCGCCATGGCACTGCCCGCTGCACCCTCCGCCTCCGCCTTGCAG AGGCACCACGCTTTGAGTCCATCATGGAGGACATCGATGCCCAGGAAGGGGAGACGCCACGCTTCGCCGTGGTGGTGGAAGGGAAACCGCTGCCAGACATCATGTGGTACAAG gatggggagctgctggaggagagcagcCACCTGAGCTTCGTATATGAGGACAACGAGTGCTCGCTGGTGGTGCTGGGCGCCGCCAAGCCCGACAGCGGCGTCTACACCTGCACGGCCAAGAACCTGGCCGGGGAGGTCTCCTGCAAGGCGGAGCTGGTGGTGCGGGCAG CCCAGCCCGCTGCCGATGCCGCCATGGAGGAGGATGCGCTGCACAAGGCGCGACGCCTGACCGACTACTATGACGTGCACGAGGAGATTGGGAG GGGGGCTTTCTCCTACCTGCGGAGGGTGACGGAGAAGAGCAGCCGGCTGGACTTTGCCGCCAAGTTCGTCCCCGGGAGGACCAAGGCCAAGCAGTCGGCACGGCGGGAGCTGCACATCCTCTCGCAGCTGGACCACGAGCGCATCGTCTTCTTCCACGACGCCTTCGAGAAGAAGAACGCCGTCATCATGGTCATGGAGCT CTGTGCCGAGGAAGAGCTGCTGGACAGGATGGCGAGGAAGCCCTCGGTGTGCGAATCTGAG GTCCGGTCCTACATGCGGCAGGTCCTGGAGGGGATCTGCTACCTGCACCAGCACAGCATCCTGCACCTGGACATCAAA CCAGAAAACCTCCTGATGGCAGATTCGAGCAGCGAGCAGGTCCGGATCTGCGACTTCGGCAATGCACAGGAGCTGACGCCCGAGGAGCCGCAGTACTGCAAGTATGGCACCCCTGAGTTCGTGGGCCCTGAGATCGTCAACCAGAGCCCCGTCTCCAGCGTCACCGACATCTG GCCTGTGGGGGTCATCGCCTACCTCTG CCTGACGGGGATCTCCCCCTTCGTGGGCGAGAATGACAAGACAACGCTGATGAACATCCGCAACTACAACGTGGCCTTTGAGGAGAGGATGTTCCAGGGGCTCACCCGGGAGGCCAAGGGCTTCGTCATCAAAGTGCTGGTCAATGACAGGCT GAGACCCAATGCGGAGCAGACCCTGGAGCATCCCTGGTTCAAG ACGCTGGCCAAGGGGAAGGTCATCAGCACCGACCACCTAAAGCTCTTCCTCTCCCGTCGGAAATGGCAG CGCTCGCAGATCAGCTACAAGTGCAACATGGTGCTGCGGCCGATCCCGGAGCTGCTGGAGGACACGTCCAACCACCTCTCCATCGCCGTGCCCCGGCACCTCAAGGAGTCACCGGCGCTGTCATCCTCCTCGGACTCGGATGACCTGGACGAGCTGCCCTTCATCCCCATGCCGCACCAGGTGGAGTTCTCTGGCTCCCGCATGTCGCTCAATGAGATCCCCACAGACGACGAGGCCATGGGGCCATCCGAGGGGCCGCGGCTGGAGGGGGTCACGTCAGGGGATGTCTCCGCCATGGAGTGGCAGAGCCAGGGCACAGGGAAGCCCGGGGTGGCCTTGGGGAAGCGGCCGAGGGGCGCCGGGCCACGGCGGCCGTGCGCAGAGGTGGAGGCACCCGGCTCCTCTGACGAAGAAGCCCCCGAAGCCCAGAAGCGGCCGGAATACCCCCGCAAAGCCATGAGGAAGGGCTCCAGCCTGGAGTCCCCGGGAAGCGCCCGGCGGGGAGAGCTGAAGAGGGGTGGTTCAGCCGACAGCGCCCTGCTGCTCCACCAGCCTCCGGGGACCGAGGAGGGGGCCGAGGCGGGACGGGACCCCCGCCGGGCCCTGGCCAAGGCGGCCTCCATGGAGCTGCCGCGGCGGAAGGGGACCTGGGGGGAGGACGATCATGCCCAGCGCCTGGAGCTGATGCGCCAGCGGCTGCTGCGGGGCAGCTCCGGGGACGGCAAGGTCAGCGGTCTGCGGGGTCCCCTCCTGGAGACCCTGGGGGTCGGCCCAGACAAGAAGGTCCCGCGGCCGACCCGGTTGGAGCCGCCGGCGGTGCCACGGCTTGTGCGGGCAGCCTCCAGCGAGGCCACCTCGCCGcgcctcctccctgctgagcatcagctgcagaagagcagctCCTTCAGCCACGGGGACGCCGAGCCTGTCGTCCGGCACCGCCGCTCCGGCGCACCCCTGGAGATCCCGGTGGCCCGCCTGGAGGCCCAGCGGCTCAAAGAGTCCCCATCACTCTCAGCCCTCTCTGATGCCCGGCCCCCGGTGCCGCCAGACGCCCCTGGCCCGCCGACACCCCCCGTGGTAGAGGTTGCCGTCCCCCGGGCTCCCGCTGCCAAGGTTGCCTTGGGGAGGAGGCGCGTCCCTGAGGAGCGCAGCCAGCCCGGGGCCAGCACGGCCACCACCACCATGGGGAAGAAGCCCATGGccagggggcaggaggagaagatGCCCACCAAGGCCACTGGAGCcagtggggagggggctgccaggACGGGAGCACCTGCCCCACCGCAGCCCCCAGTCCCCGGTGCCCAAGCCCCCAAAATGTCTTCCTACGCTAAGGTCATGCAAGCCATGGGAGCTGCGCAAGGTGGGGAGCCAGCTACCGAggaacccccccagcccctgccggCCACCCCCACCGAGCCCCGCAcgccagcaccagcaccagcattGAGGAGGGAGGCGAAGCCCACCGGCTCCTCCAGTTCCCTGCTCATCCAGGACATCGACTCGGAGGAGGTCTTCGAGGCCAAGTTCAAGCGGGGCCGGGAGTCGTCGCTCAGCCGAGGGCTGAAGCTCCTCACCCGCTCTCGCTCCGAGGACCGGCACCTGGCCAGCCTCCCGGCCCCCGACGAGGGCATCTACCGTCCAACGCCAGCCGGTGTGCCCCTGGAGCTGCGCAGGGACCGTCCCACCGGGCTGGCAGCCAAGTCCAAGTCAGTGCAGGACCTGCACGAGGTGGAGAAGGACCGGGGCTTTCTCCGGAGGATGTCCGTGCTCCTCAAGCGGACCCCGCCTGCcgagaggaagaagagcaggggGGAAGATGGGGGCAGCGAGACCCCATCCAGCAGGCGCCGCTTCTCCTGGAGCCTGGCCCTGGGTGGCTCCAAGGAGCGGAGGGACTCAGAGAGCCTCAAGTCGgagccggggggcggcggggagagcgAGTCGCCAGTGGTGGCCGTGCGGAGGAAGATCAGTGCCACGGTGGAGCGGGTCTCCGCACGGCTGCGCAGCCTGTCGGACGAGCGGCCGGAGGGTGAGGGGCCCGGGGAGCTCCGCCGTGCCAGCTCCGAGGGGGAGAGCCTgcagccgggcccccccccggcacccgcGCCCTCCTCCGAGTCCCTGCGCTCGGAGGGCAGCACCCGCTCCTCTGCCTCCGCCAAAG GTGGGGGTGAGAGCCAGAAGCGGTCCCGCTGGGAGCGCTGGGGGCTCTCACGGGGCAAGAAGGAGAAGATGGCCTCGCAGCCCAGCATTCCCTCCAGCCTGCTGCGGGAGGAGGGACCCGCCACTGGCCGGCCACATGCACCCAGTGAGTCGG ATTTCCCCCCTGTTTTCCACATCAAGCTGAAGGAccaggtgctgctggagggcgagGCGCTGaccctctgctgcctgcctgccggcaGCCCGACCCCCAGGATCCTCTGGATGAAAG ACAAGAGGTCCCTGCAGCCAGACAGCGCACTGAACGTCATCTCCTGCAAGGATGGCCGGCAGATGCTCACAATCACCAAGGTCTCCAGGAAGGACGCGGGGCTGTATGAATGTGCAGCCGCCAACACCCTGGGCACGGCCATCAGCTCCTGCACACTGGCTGTGGCAC GGCTCCCCGGGCGGCCGGGCACCCCAGAGATCCCCCAGAAGTACAAGAACACGGTGCTGGTGCTGTGGAAGCCCGCGGAGAGCAAAGCCCCCTGCACCTACACACTGGAGCACAGGCTGGAGG GGGAGCACGAGTGGAAGATCGTCAGCACTGGCATCGCCGACTGCTACTTCAACGTCACGGAGCTGCCCCCCGGGAGCGCCGCCAAGTTTCGGGTGGCCTGTGTCAACAAGGCCGGGCAGGGGCCCTACAGCAACCCCTCGGGGAAGGTGCACCTTGAGGCAGCAG ATGCCCGAGCTGCCCCAGCCAAGGACATCGCTGTCCCTGTCCCTGAGAAGGTGGCTTCCAGCCGGTCAACCCAGACGCCCGTGGGGCAGCTGGAGCCGCTGGCCGCGGGGGCCCCCCCCACGCCGCCACCCCACAAGCACAAGGGAGTGGTGCAGAAGGCAGACGGGGCAGCGCAGGTGGACGTCGCCCCGGGGGTCCTCCAGCCCCCTGCACCGTGCGAGGAGGGGCCACGGCCAGACCCCGAACTCCCACCCGACATCACAGTCTGCGTGCCCCCCGAGCTGATGTTCACCCCACCTCGGACTGTCACCTCGCCCCACACAGACACCCCCACCCGAGGCTCCCCCGCGCCCCCCACGGAcacgtcccccccaccccaggctccATCTCCTTCCAAGTTCTCCCCCACTTCCCCAGTGTCAACcacccccagctcagcccccACGCTGTCTCCCACCCCCAACGCCACGCCCACGCGGAAGATGCCCCCCTACATGGTCACCTCCTTCGTCTCCATGCCCCCCGCATCGCCCCTCGCACAGGAGTcgtcccaccccaccccatcctcCAAGGAGCCCCCAGCTGAGAGCAGGGTCCCGGGGGCAAAAGACAGCACGGCGCTGCGGCAGGGTGTCCCCCAGAAGCCATACACCTTCCTGGATGAGAAGGCGAG GGGCCGTTTTGGGGTGATCCGGCTGTGCAAGGAGAACGCCACGGGGAAGCACTTCATGGCCAAGATCGTGCCCTACGAGGCGGAGCGGAAGCAGAGCGTGCTGCAGGAGTACGAGATCCTCAAGGCGCTGCACCATGAGCGCATCATGGCCCTGCACGAGGCGTACATCACCCCCCGCTACCTGGTGCTCATCTGCGAAAACTGCGCCGGCAAAGAGATCCTCTACAGCATTGTGGACAG GTTTCGCTACTCAGAGGACGACGTGGTGAGCTAcgtgctgcagctcctgcagggcCTCGAGTACCTGCACAGTCGCCGCATCGTGCACCTCGACATCAAGCCGGACAACGTCGTCATCTCAGGCATGAACGCCCTCAAGATCATCGATTTCGGCAGTGCCCAGACGTACAACCCCCTCGTGCTGCGGCAGCTGGGGCGGCGTGTCGGCACCCTGGAGTACATGT CACCAGAGGTGGTGAAGGGGGACCCGGTGGGCTCCGCAGCAGATGTCTGGGGCGTTGGCGTCCTCATCTACATCAT GCTCAGTGGGCGGTCGCCGTTCTTCGAACTGGACCCCATCGAGACAGAGAACCGCATCCTGGCAGGGCGCTTTGATGCCTTCAAGCTGTACCCCAATGTCTCGCAGAGTGCTGCCCTCTTCATCCGCAAGGTCCTCGCTGTCCACCCCTG gagcCGCCCCACGGTGAAGGACTGCTTTGCCAACGCCTGGCTCCAGGACGCCTACCTGATGAAGCTGCGCCGCCAGACCCTGACCTTCACCACCAACCGCCTCAAGGAGTTCCTGGTGGAGCACCAGCGGCGCCGTGGCGAGGCCGTCACCAAGCACAAGGTCTTACTCCGCTCCTACCAGGGCAGCCAGCCGCCGGGGCTGCAGTAG